A genome region from Hevea brasiliensis isolate MT/VB/25A 57/8 chromosome 9, ASM3005281v1, whole genome shotgun sequence includes the following:
- the LOC110658974 gene encoding glutamyl-tRNA(Gln) amidotransferase subunit A, chloroplastic/mitochondrial, with protein sequence MLSTLQPPRSLSRFSFHLPSIKPRCLTFALSSSSSTSLPLATSAVADQSPQSSQILSIRHSLLSRHLTATQLAESYLTRLRLTEPQLKCFLHISDNVLKQAQEIDDKIDKGEDVGPLAGVLVGVKDNICTSDMPSTGGSRILENYRAPYDATAVRRMKEKGAILVGKTNLDEFGMGSTTEGSAFQVTSNPWDLSRVPGGSSGGSAAAVSARQCVVSLGSDTGGSVRQPASFCGVVGLKPTYGRVSRFGLMAYASSLDVIGCFGTSVADTGMLLHAISGHDRYDATSSKREVPDFTTQFTSANLVESRPLKGLRVGLIRETLDDGVDNGVKSAISGAASHLEELGCTVTEVSLPSFSLGLPAYYILASSESSSNLSRYDGVRYGKQAVADELNLLYGDSRAKGFGPEVKMRILMGTYALSAGYYDAYYKRAQQVRTLIQRSFKAALDANDILISPAAPSAAYKIGEKKNDPLAMYAGDIMTVNVNLAGLPALVLPCGFVEEGPAGLPVGFQMIGAAFDEAKLLKVGHIFEQTLQGYRFVPPLVAEDVC encoded by the exons atgcTATCCACACTACAGCCTCCTCGCTCTCTCTCTCGCTTCTCTTTCCACCTTCCCTCCATTAAACCCCGCTGTCTCACCTTTGCTCTTTCTTCATCATCCTCAACCTCACTGCCACTTGCCACTTCCGCCGTCGCAGACCAATCCCCACAATCCTCCCAAATCCTCAGCATCCGTCACTCCCTTCTCTCTCGCCACCTAACCGCAACCCAACTCGCCGAGTCCTATTTAACCCGCCTCAGGCTCACTGAGCCTCAGCTCAAATGCTTCCTACACATCTCCGACAACGTGTTAAAACAGGCCCAAGAGATCGACGACAAGATTGACAAGGGTGAGGATGTGGGTCCTCTTGCTGGGGTGCTTGTTGGGGTCAAGGATAATATATGTACGTCCGATATGCCGTCCACCGGTGGGTCCCGTATTTTGGAGAATTATCGAGCGCCGTATGATGCAACGGCGGTCAGGAGAATGAAGGAGAAGGGTGCCATTTTGGTGGGAAAGACTAATTTGGATGAATTTGGCATGGGAAGTACCACTGAAGGTTCTGCTTTTCAG GTGACCTCAAACCCTTGGGATCTGTCTCGGGTACCTGGGGGATCATCAGGAGGATCAGCTGCAGCTGTTTCTGCTCGGCAATGCGTAGTATCACTGGGAAGTGATACTGGTGGAAGCGTAAGACAGCCAGCATCATTTTGTGGTGTTGTAGGATTGAAGCCAACCTATGGGCGTGTGTCAAGATTTGGACTTATGGCTTATGCTTCATCACTTGATGTTATTGGATGCTTTGGTACATCAGTCGCTGATACTGGAATGCTTCTTCATGCAATTTCTGGTCATGATAGATATGATGCCACTAGCAGTAAAAGG GAGGTTCCTGATTTCACAACTCAGTTCACTTCTGCGAATCTTGTGGAATCTAGACCATTGAAAGGATTGAGGGTTGGTCTTATACGTGAAACTCTTGATGATGGTGTTGATAATGGGGTAAAATCTGCAATCAGTGGCGCTGCATCGCACCTAGAAGAATTAGGATGCACTGTGACAGAG GTATCATTGCCATCTTTCTCCCTTGGTTTACCAGCTTACTATATTCTTGCGTCTTCAGAATCATCTTCCAACTTATCACGTTATGATGGTGTCAG GTATGGAAAGCAAGCTGTTGCTGATGAGTTAAATCTGCTTTATGGGGATTCTCGAGCAAAAGGATTTGGTCCTGAG GTCAAAATGAGAATTTTGATGGGAACATATGCCCTTTCAGCTGGTTATTATGATGCATATTATAAGCGTGCTCAACAG GTGAGGACTTTAATCCAGAGAAGCTTCAAGGCTGCATTAGATGCAAATGACATCCTAATTTCTCCTGCTGCTCCTTCTGCTGCTTATAAGATTG GTGAAAAGAAAAATGATCCGTTGGCAATGTATGCTGGTGACATAATGACC GTCAACGTTAACTTGGCAGGGTTACCTGCATTGGTTTTGCCATGTGGATTTGTTGAAGAGGGGCCTGCAGGACTTCCTGTTGGTTTTCAAATGATTGGAGCTGCATTTGATGAG GCAAAATTACTCAAGGTTGGTCATATCTTTGAGCAAACTCTTCAAGGTTACAGATTTGTCCCTCCACTGGTAGCAGAAGATGTATGCTAG